The following nucleotide sequence is from Candidatus Jordarchaeales archaeon.
AAGGGTTATTGCAATACATAGAGGTGATGAAGCTAAAGGCGTTCTCTGGTAGAGTTGCTACAAGCTTTGTTGGAATATAAGCTGAGTTAGGGTGGCTAATCTATTTTTATTGGTGTCGCTTGAATTTTTCTGGGTAGAATTATTCTGAGTATGCCGTTTTTGAATGTAGCTTTGGCCTTTTCAGGTATGACTTTCTCTGGAAGGCGGAGGATTTTTCTATATCTCCGGAAGGATGTTTCGCGCTGTATTGTACCCCACTTTTCGAAGCGCACCTCTTTTTTCATCTCTGCAAGAAGCTCCAGTGTGTCTTCTGTAGCGTTTATTTTAATGTCGTCTTTGCTTTCTACATATGGTAAGTCAGCGGTCACTATTACACTTTCCGGCGTGGTTTCTACGTGGACTAACGGCTCGATGCAGCAGGTTTCAATGTCCCAGTCTGGTTTAGAGAAGCTTATTGCTTCAAACATGGACTCAACGAGTGCGTCTATCTCCTCCCCTATTTCGGCAAAATAGTTTAGTATCCTATC
It contains:
- a CDS encoding Hsp20/alpha crystallin family protein; its protein translation is MYERRRRKDFFDRILNYFAEIGEEIDALVESMFEAISFSKPDWDIETCCIEPLVHVETTPESVIVTADLPYVESKDDIKINATEDTLELLAEMKKEVRFEKWGTIQRETSFRRYRKILRLPEKVIPEKAKATFKNGILRIILPRKIQATPIKID